The following are encoded in a window of Rissa tridactyla isolate bRisTri1 chromosome 3, bRisTri1.patW.cur.20221130, whole genome shotgun sequence genomic DNA:
- the LOC128906984 gene encoding interferon-induced very large GTPase 1-like — protein MGSQDDIVEDDKKAQLAKKLLAEELEKEGLDDAYWLPKLTEILGVKSREALKHLQYEDYLKLECKVQYPWETKALRKLLGLTDNKASSEELQKERLEMTKKRQETAKLVLEELKEMHKSRSHSMDVTRQKVEALWKAMEIPQEYWAPPEKPLASLLEGIQKQLEQQESSVSRGENISDMEVLRRASGGLALQGIYRTSSVADALVKRDQLIRVPDGFKLAGPEQGSLLERKEFSSSAAEAAFTKSMEQLGFSISVSAKAGFWGFKAELDVDHSKSSQSEDTRKSRSEHSYICTTKYQYIPLASCYFQKRQLCLSDAALRELQDIEHLLSITQEADRPNMLKSRCASFFSRFGSHVNQGPLHFGGIFWWKASTEGFRAEQREEMKRLASEALNSYIGASYSGFVFSRGVGVDVSKSSLGASIQGRDEKGAHTAVQLYVTNTGGPPGTDSLPQWKVGLVTNNSTWCVIDRGFQLIPVWDIILFNHSSDFKSVYQISSSLRAVYEALTNHSAGTVFGEELVSAVEEARAFMECVKAWEVAVDEKKLLMLMELKQNLSEKTQNHSVWINVCLSDKALQEFLVNTVLLYKKSPPENTTYIKSLLRCLLDPHVYSVKDFPRSSFIMQWIFHSENVLPETPNVSELEDLTKTLVQMKDYIQEVTYAPETSASAIHEAKIKATLTASLAIYSLLQCLQERAQKDVELLVLLITTSMGYQVESSTFQYLLGCPEINFMINEMQMGHKEYLNLKEQDVYRAQAFLLLTGLTVTPEHKKVSPEQKTKRLGFMEDQMKNLWSTEIKTLLEKHSASKDWEMLDSDLHSFINGHLDDTCDDVKKHNIIKDIKDTFQRTEPSSQSKSKSDGSKSKANQAIANQEFLHLLQRLGLESHYPKKMGTEDFHIIYKTSLHDSQPSKDNELPFYFLQKLLTVDYRVRYLTCKDESNSGPTPVQEPSDSFDDFFTDLEEEAPESAAGGRRVHPMDLQMAIFHCADDFMRQYISTKLAFCQFALPLLVPNPCTSQIEFPIWSLSQIKKSWKGAEKSGKQAIISSYKNKLIYQAETPIVSFIRIGSSPSSSKSQILNALLSKQKHDTFFHRHCKGSTKDCLLMQGVVEISWYCPRGSDDDSFDCCVAFCNLHGDARDHEEQVHFLQEISAVNVAFVSESDQSDKKGMKILRDLWQSQRPLVCLFTEKENVAAGRSSQNIRIGIKNRNEAELMDELTKTIRDLLEKSNMLLSLEACLDRARKHGFVVDEDTDACVMAKQKAEVLVKLLKKEKLFEIKSQLLPLQGKLWYMWCKKDKELTRLQEKRNKSIEHHRSQIELEKSAIRKKQLNKAFPLNELMKSVLSFLQSQPADTKKYFLQWMKVFMDDLSSDRLDELRRQYHQLWSQILSIKKSSEKINLKPMLMSKLDALSNEINDSSIGLEHILREVGQIYEALESMKSKDKCFVKLPEIAADLMVSGYPIELMDGDASYVPLRWVGAIFDKLIEKLGDKRVFVLSVLGIQSTGKSTLLNAMFGLQFNVSAGRCTRGAFMQLIKVDEKLQQDLDFDYMLVVDTEGLRAIELANKQSLNHDNELATFVIGIGNLTLINIFGENPSEMQDVLQIAVQAFLRMKQVNLSPGCLFVHQNVGEITAKEQNMEGQRRLQEKLDEMTVTAAQQEFCDVSCFSDVIRFDVNTHIHYFAHLWEGNPPMAPPNPTYSQNVQELKSKILQAAKKESQGSVLRLSSLKVRISDLWNALLNENFIFSFKNSVEIAAYKKLETAFSEWTWQLRSHILDLQMKLDNKIRNGDLQRVTTDYLEKLVQGTSDAITKNMEKYFSEDRDCEILVQWKGSTELKLKELKESLLLETRKKCENLIELKKNQCKLDERKSEYENELLKRSRHLALTLKGQRLSERELRSSFIALWATWVAEVSSAAPPLEHVDIDVEIEDVLLDYFREPKLHERIRAFPKHKVFSVDLEKHVPKKKRWGFLTTSFDDADLSNIQRITDNIIDCVKANIDKKEKEKRDYNRSFIHEILNEVQKGMNSVPNSAKYSFNKDYRIDLSLYLCNMAAERFKALHLAFKKANDPTIYLESKREDFFKCFQISCQGATSITTFAVFLCDKIAPALQQAVYEKTALAIARDMKGKIPDFSGNRSSLEVCLLRYMAEEENFENFKEYLNCPGDFLRSYIKKRVETYCLDKNRRLEKFLDDSLSHCYESIQSAVFASTNIVKDRQDRNDKICLWLDEFCSALGEVLSLPRRELKGIEHQEITDIEFLNNAMTEALSTVKDQLKEELATADMSSFERQPYEILAEQFAGCWEQCPFCGAVCTNTMPNHDGDHQLVFHRPQVLTGYRWYKTDNLVIDICSSSVASDCLFRIGEDTWIPYKRYRDAGSPYSTWNIPPDPSMQAYWKWFVSHFRTELERRYNGKFQGKGEIPASWQIITKQEALDELGKL, from the coding sequence ATGGGTTCACAGGACGACATAGTAGAGGATGATAAGAAGGCACAACTTGCTAAAAAACTACTGGCAGAAGAATTGGAGAAGGAAGGACTGGATGATGCATACTGGCTCCCCAAACTGACAGAGATACTGGGAGTCAAGTCCAGAGAAGCCCTGAAACATCTGCAATATGAAGACTACCTTAAGCTGGAGTGCAAAGTACAGTACCCCTGGGAAACAAAGGCGCTCCGAAAACTCCTGGGACTAACAGACAACAAAGCAAGTTctgaggagctgcagaaggaaCGCTTGGAGATGacaaaaaagagacaggaaaccGCCAAGCTAGTGCTGGAGGAGCTGAAAGAAATGCACAAGAGCCGCAGCCACAGTATGGACGTTACGAGACAGAAAGTGGAGGCTCTGTGGAAAGCCATGGAGATTCCCCAAGAATACTGGGCACCACCGGAGAAGCCATTGGCGAGTCTGCTGGAGGGCATCcagaagcagctggagcagcaggagtCGTCAGTGAGCAGGGGTGAGAACATCTCTGACATGGAGGTCCTGAGGCGGGCATCGGGGGGACTGGCCCTGCAGGGCATTTACAGAACCAGCAGCGTTGCGGATGCGCTGGTGAAGCGAGACCAGCTCATCAGGGTTCCCGACGGATTCAAGCTTGCTGGTCCGGAGCAAGGGTCGCTGCTTGAGAGGAAGGAGTTCTCCTCCTCTGCCGCAGAAGCCGCTTTCACCAAGTCCATGGAGCAGCTGGGGTTCAGCATCAGTGTTTCTGCCAAAGCCGGGTTCTGGGGGTTTAAGGCTGAACTTGATGTAGATCATAGCAAGTCCTCGCAGTCAGAGGACACCCGCAAGTCCCGCTCTGAGCACAGCTACATTTGCACCACCAAGTACCAGTACATCCCTCTGGCCTCCTGCTACTTCCAAAAGCGTCAGCTTTGCCTCTCGGATGCGGCCCTGCGGGAGCTACAAGACATCGAGCACCTTTTGAGCATCACCCAGGAAGCAGACAGGCCCAACATGCTGAAGAGCAGGTGCGCGAGCTTCTTCAGCAGGTTTGGGTCCCACGTGAACCAGGGTCCCCTCCACTTTGGGGGGATTTTCTGGTGGAAGGCATCTACGGAAGGATTCAGAGCTGAGCAGCGGGAAGAGATGAAGCGACTGGCATCTGAAGCACTGAACAGCTACATCGGGGCCAGCTACAGCGGCTTCGTTTTCAGCAGGGGAGTGGGTGTGGACGTTTCAAAATCCAGTTTAGGGGCTTCCATTCAGGGGAGAGATGAAAAGGGTGCCCACACAGCGGTTCAGCTCTACGTGACCAACACAGGGGGCCCACCAGGGACGGATTCTCTTCCTCAGTGGAAAGTGGGGCTTGTAACTAATAATTCAACCTGGTGTGTTATCGACCGAGGCTTTCAGCTGATCCCAGTGTGGGATATAATCCTGTTCAATCACAGCAGTGATTTTAAGTCCGTCTATCAAATAAGCAGCAGCCTCAGGGCTGTGTACGAAGCGCTAACGAATCACAGTGCTGGCACTGTGTTTGGAGAGGAGCTGGTCAGCGCGGTGGAAGAGGCCAGAGCTTTCATGGAGTGCGTGAAGGCCTGGGAGGTGGCGGTGGATGAAAAGAAACTGCTCATGCTGATGGAATTGAAACAGAATCTgagtgaaaaaacccaaaaccatagTGTCTGGATCAATGTATGCCTGTCGGACAAAGCACTGCAGGAGTTCCTGGTGAACACCGTTCTGTTGTACAAGAAGTCACCTCCAGAAAACACCACCTATATCAAGTCTCTGTTGAGGTGCCTCCTGGACCCTCATGTCTATTCTGTCAAGGacttccccaggtcttccttcaTTATGCAATGGATTTTCCATAGCGAGAATGTGCTTCCTGAAACTCCCAATGTTTCTGAGCTTGAAGATCTCACCAAGACACTGGTGCAAATGAAGGATTACATCCAGGAAGTCACCTACGCACCAGAAACGTCTGCATCTGCCATTCATGAAGCAAAGATAAAAGCCACCTTGACTGCAAGCCTAGCGATTTATTCCTTGCTCCAGTGTCTCCAGGAAAGGGCCCAGAAAGACGTGGAACTGTTGGTGCTCTTAATTACGACCAGCATGGGATACCAGGTGGAAAGCAGCACTTTTCAGTACCTCCTTGGATGTCCAGAAATTAACTTCATgataaatgaaatgcaaatgggACATAAGGAGTATCTGAATCTGAAGGAGCAAGATGTTTACAGAGcccaggccttcctgctgctgacGGGTCTAACTGTAACACCTGAACACAAAAAGGTGTCCCCTGAGCAGAAGACTAAGCGTTTAGGTTTCATGGAAGATCAAATGAAAAACTTGTGGTCCACAGAGATAAAAACTCTCCTCGAGAAGCACAGTGCATCCAAAGACTGGGAGATGCTGGACAGTGACTTGCATTCCTTCATCAATGGGCACCTGGATGACACATGTGACGACGTGAAAAAACACAATATAATCAAAGACATAAAAGACACTTTTCAAAGAACAGAGCCTTCCAGTCAGTCCAAATCCAAATCTGATGGCAGCAAATCCAAAGCAAATCAAGCCATTGCAAACCAAGAGTTCCTCCACTTACTTCAGCGCCTTGGACTAGAAAGTCACTATCcaaaaaagatggggacagaagATTTCCACATCATATACAAGACATCTTTACATGACAGCCAGCCCAGCAAGGACAATGAACTACCATTTTACTTCTTGCAAAAGCTATTAACCGTGGATTATCGGGTGAGGTACCTGACTTGCAAGGATGAGAGCAACTCAGGACCCACACCCGTGCAGGAACCCTCGGATTCCTTTGATGACTTTTTCACTGATTTGGAGGAAGAAGCCCCTGAATCTGCAGCCGGGGGCAGACGTGTGCACCCCATGGACCTCCAGATGGCAATTTTTCATTGCGCTGATGATTTCATGAGGCAGTACATTTCCACAAAGCTTGCCTTCTGTCAATTTGCGCTACCTCTGCTGGTACCAAACCCGTGCACTTCACAGATAGAGTTCCCCATCTGGTCCCTCAGCCAAATCAAAAAGAGCTGGAAAGGGGCTGAGAAATCGGGAAAGCAGGCCATAATTAGCAGTTACAAGAACAAGCTCATTTATCAGGCAGAGACACCCATCGTGTCCTTCATACGGATCGGcagttctccctcctcttccaagTCTCAGATCCTGAATGCTCTGCTGAGCAAACAAAAGCATGACACTTTCTTCCACCGACATTGCAAAGGCAGCACCAAAGACTGTTTGCTGATGCAAGGTGTTGTGGAGATCTCCTGGTACTGTCCCCGCGGCAGTGACGATGACAGCTTTGACTGCTGTGTTGCTTTCTGTAACCTGCACGGAGATGCGAGGGATCACGAAGAGCAGGTGCACTTTTTACAGGAGATATCTGCTGTGAACGTGGCTTTCGTGTCCGAGTCTGATCAGAGTGACAAGAAAGGGATGAAAATTTTACGTGACCTGTGGCAGTCGCAGAGGCCTTTGGTTTgccttttcactgaaaaagagaaTGTTGCAGCTGGCCGATCTAGCCAGAACATAAGAATAGGtataaagaacagaaatgaagCAGAATTAATGGATGAGCTGACAAAAACAATCAGGGATCTCCTGGAAAAGTCTAACATGCTTTTAAGCCTTGAAGCCTGCCTGGACAGAGCTCGCAAGCACGGATTCGTAGTCGATGAAGATACAGACGCGTGTGTGATGGCCAAACAaaaggcagaggtgctggtgAAGCTTCTGAAGAAAGAGAAGTTGTTTGAGATCAAATCCCAGCTATTGCCTCTTCAAGGAAAACTGTGGTACATGTGGTGCAAAAAGGACAAAGAACTCACTCGCCTGCAGGAGAAGAGGAACAAGAGCATAGAGCATCATCGGAGCCAAATTGAATTAGAGAAGTCAGCCATaagaaaaaagcagctgaacaaaGCATTCCCCCTCAATGAGCTGATGAAGTCAGTCCTCAGCTTTCTCCAGTCACAGCCAGCAGATACCAAGAAATACTTCCTGCAGTGGATGAAGGTCTTTATGGATGACCTGTCCTCCGATCGCCTTGACGAACTGAGGAGACAGTATCACCAGTTATGGTCTCAAATCCTGTCCataaagaaaagcagtgaaaaaatcAATCTGAAACCTATGTTGATGAGTAAGTTAGATGCCCTCTCCAATGAAATCAACGATTCGTCCATTGGCCTCGAGCATATTTTGAGAGAGGTAGGGCAGATTTATGAAGCTCTGGAATCAATGAAATCAAAGGATAAATGTTTTGTCAAACTACCTGAAATTGCGGCTGATCTGATGGTTTCAGGGTATCCCATCGAGCTGATGGATGGTGATGCTTCTTACGTACCATTACGATGGGTTGGGGCAATCTTTGACAAATTAATTGAGAAGCTGGGAGACAAACGAGTATTTGTTCTCTCGGTGCTTGGCATCCAGAGCACAGGGAAGTCAACCCTCTTGAATGCCATGTTTGGTCTTCAGTTTAATGTCAGTGCAGGGAGATGCACCCGGGGAGCGTTTATGCAGCTAATTAAAGTGGATGAGAAGCTGCAACAGGATTTGGACTTTGATTACATGCTTGTTGTTGACACAGAGGGACTTCGTGCCATAGAGTTGGCCAATAAACAGTCCCTTAATCATGACAACGAGCTGGCCACCTTTGTTATTGGCATTGGCAACTTGACTCTGATCAATATCTTTGGGGAAAATCCTTCAGAAATGCAAGATGTCCTTCAGATCGCTGTGCAGGCTTTTCTGAGGATGAAGCAAGTAAATCTTTCCCCAGGCTGCCTGTTCGTACACCAAAATGTGGGAGAAATAACTGCCAAGGAACAGAACATGGAAGGACAAAGACGTCTGCAGGAAAAGCTGGATGAAATGACTGTGACAGCTGCCCAGCAGGAATTCTGTGATGTCTCCTGCTTCAGCGACGTCATCCGCTTTGACGTGAACACCCACATTCATTACTTTGCTCACCTGTGGGAAGGAAACCCCCCAATGGCACCGCCCAACCCCACCTACAGCCAGAATGTCCAGGAATTAAAGAGCAAAATTCTCCAAGCTGCCAAGAAGGAGTCGCAGGGCAGTGTTTTGAGGCTCTCGAGCTTGAAAGTTCGAATTAGTGACCTCTGGAACGCTTTGCTGaatgaaaacttcattttcagcttCAAGAATTCAGTGGAGATTGCTGCATACAAGAAACTGGAAACCGCATTTAGTGAGTGGACCTGGCAGCTGAGGAGTCACATCTTAGATTTGCAAATGAAACTGGACAATAAAATTCGGAATGGGGACTTGCAGAGGGTCACCACAGACTACCTTGAAAAACTAGTGCAAGGGACAAGTGATGCCATCACGAAAAACATGGAAAAGTATTTCAGTGAAGACAGAGACTGTGAGATACTGGTCCAGTGGAAAGGCAGCACGGAACTGAAGCTGAAAGAACTAAAAGAATCTCTTCTTCTTGAAACTAGAAAGAAGTGCGAGAATCTTATCGAGCTAAAGAAGAACCAGTGTAAACTGGATGAAAGGAAGTCAGAATACGAAAACGAGCTCCTGAAAAGGAGCAGGCATTTGGCTCTGACTCTAAAAGGCCAGAGACTAAGTGAAAGAGAACTGAGAAGCAGCTTTAttgctctctgggcaacctgggtcgCTGAAGTCTCCTCTGCAGCTCCCCCTCTGGAACACGTTGATATCGATGTGGAAATAGAAGATGTCCTTCTAGATTACTTTAGGGAGCCTAAATTACATGAACGAATCAGGGCATTTCCCaaacacaaagtattttctgttgaCTTGGAGAAACATGTCCCTAAGAAAAAACGTTGGGGCTTCTTGACTACGAGTTTTGATGATGCTGATTTGAGCAACATACAGCGCATTACAGACAACATCATTGACTGTGTGAAGGCAAACATTgataagaaggaaaaggagaaaagggattACAACCGAAGTTTTATTCATGAAATACTGAATGAAGTACAGAAAGGTATGAACTCTGTCCCTAACAgtgcaaaatacagttttaataaaGATTACAGAATAGATTTGTCACTGTATCTGTGCAACATGGCAGCAGAAAGGTTTAAAGCCTTGCACTTAGCATTCAAAAAAGCAAACGATCCAACCATCTACctggagagcaagagagaagatTTCTTTAAATGTTTCCAGATTTCCTGCCAAGGAGCCACTTCTATCACAACATTCGCTGTTTTCCTGTGTGACAAGATTGCCCCCGCTCTCCAACAGGCAGTCTATGAGAAGACGGCTCTTGCCATAGCTCGGGACATGAAGGGTAAAATCCCAGATTTCAGTGGCAACAGATCCTCTCTGGAAGTCTGCCTACTGAGATACATGGCggaagaagaaaattttgagAATTTCAAGGAGTACCTTAATTGCCCAGGAGACTTTTTACGGAGTTACATAAAGAAACGTGTTGAGACGTACTGCTTAGATAAGAACAGGAGGCTGGAGAAGTTTTTAGACGACTCCCTTAGTCACTGCTATGAAAGCATCCAGTCAGCCGTTTTTGCATCAACCAACATTGTCAAAGACAGGCAAGACAGAAATGACAAAATCTGTCTTTGGCTGGATGAATTTTGCAGCGCACTTGGAGAGGTGCTAAGCCTGCCCAGAAGGGAGCTGAAGGGCATTGAGCATCAGGAGATAACAGACATAGAGTTCCTGAATAATGCCATGACAGAAGCGCTGTCTACCGTGAAGGATCAGCTCAAGGAAGAGCTCGCTACTGCTGATATGAGCTCCTTTGAAAGGCAGCCTTACGAAATCCTGGCGGAACAGTTtgcagggtgctgggagcagtgtcCCTTTTGTGGGGCTGTTTGCACAAACACCATGCCGAATCACGACGGAGACCATCAGCTTGTTTTCCACCGTCCGCAAGTTTTGACTGGATACAGGTGGTACAAAACAGACAATCTGGTCATCGATATTTGTTCTAGTAGCGTTGCAAGTGACTGTTTATTCAGGATTGGTGAAGACACATGGATCCCCTACAAGAGATACCGGGACGCAGGATCTCCTTATTCCACTTGGAACATTCCTCCTGATCCGTCCATGCAAGCGTACTGGAAATGGTTTGTGTCTCATTTCAGGACAGAGCTAGAAAGGCGGTACAATGGGAAATTTCAAGGCAAAGGAGAAATACCTGCTTCGTGGCAGATAATTACAAAGCAGGAAGCGCTGGATGAACTGGGGAAGCTTTAG